A stretch of Girardinichthys multiradiatus isolate DD_20200921_A chromosome 20, DD_fGirMul_XY1, whole genome shotgun sequence DNA encodes these proteins:
- the espl1 gene encoding separin isoform X1 has translation MKCLKVDEYIKRTASVEETKLLYQEFEKYANSKPGPGQVRLLCDRIIRACNNQLGFGSCHSHHINELVKLVELAIHAYYRSAEFVPQRTPLYMEKILFHIVKNLCSLEAHTLCSGVAGLLYSKLSAQQQAGEDYIVLVRSCFSVFWNGLSLAKERKTLNPQEKLRWQIQTLCFSLLMDSEIAFPAFFKTSVYMQDAITSFESCRGALTTEDSLFLLQEIRTLFNRTFADSQPREEEEEKQCIETSRFYVLSEMMMPAVKSVCKAGHHSLALTFLDEMEKRILNCVGFQWIPLVLAKWGVKIHSAMKADKESSQALTECARTLRSLSAKLGYREGHAVLEGCNLVVWAVETGHTKELSGPELLALFSFLEEHQERVLEMLKKDSTCQAEADRLRKSLCCNIYHSFGFAHDSMMASQLEDCDTLERVLLYCQATAGLLMVELRKLSSENLLNKSVIIVSNVACCMFNRRLYEQAFTLVEIICRDLCKNITSPLSADRVNRIFMLAVQSSRRAGKLERALDWIILWLKALGDKMVIQMAEPVSLWVKTKAEGARNDDEDIRLKTLRDGFGSDVPEEKVMLCLLDEELRAYKESTRDMAEERYNTLCDLLDICHEESSYTHLRAVYLCEMAQVVCFQDFSEQTDCTAVDFTHEALRLFEEQPETSGNADGLKDDKAQALLWLYICTLEKNLQEAIESDKKRRELREKTHCVTNPIGNNDFDYEDEQKTQDRTLVYEGLHFNLSAANELCKPLEKALNIWTDLFKNRAVPTVRNAKQTCSSISVAAALFRLIGKPLKALEAYHLGIKFCRELADARGCAAALCQSASILLDLGSPDLALAKIEEAEKMLTSDTKDDGPSSLFMLVVLLKAQYLYSIGQVSLGVPYLCQVLKEVNDHRHSKAWYLLRAKALQACSSYLNSDVIQLPQAQRSLITQHGIGSPDSALYEGLKLLCSLLVTLVGKGLYGNTTNNAEVHFVHQGDNLVLKWELLSELLSCSAKLVAVRSSSGAINDARLQCLEALKLAIKLQALNQCVELLVIKAELELMQGETEESRTDLTFVRTLLEHGAVLSDQVKRADVKIKPRKGRPAQRPQSPVPFTENDLKDILSTRWSAKEVVMNDVACSPPLKSPPLRWLSCLTHESDCQLSCCSEPCLGRASARWALTQADLALHLDPNDLSVTSKLHWAALVRCKNVTVRLREKLAELLPPYDPAKGIPKPSLMQDVVGRVYLSMAQTELQIKANKVCGLWKVLEAGLAFLDSTTSPALRPVRAHLMATKAIASLKILAAKQGCRTEELFSKCWTWNAPKEQKDIKSEQKSAPFSILKKLKPSIKNPDVAEQKQESKRAKAVKPKIQVTRSSAKGKVLVHMTPVIAKSKSSAGVFDFNTAVPTLACTPVQKIKCPPLGQKCLKPAAKLQFQVYEEVSPVQDKVQLVPAAPKRTKKLRFKVECSDESDSESAPQAQLKVSADVPKKRTSRRAVADPKTSADPPAEKTAPKRQTKAKRSVMAPRSTSSEEDEPLLLKPASSRRGRSRKRLSKTEESPDEPDTMRTIVEETNGVLDVSIEQLRTSDVEEDNNSAGSKDNIDFEVLRRDMCSGLEKEGLFEKWRNDHPTEDLLTNISNTDSRPDNLSLEDVQSLLHSALLTLQHFPCPTIYPNLCTLLALTTGQSDPISTAMLQAQSLGVTSRHRSIRHFNCSRQKLKKASSDLVEKMDALALNEPIGAMSSTSTQQRLVSEMEEIFSFPTADLCSFPQNPCQEFIQQIQQLPPGVTVCLMSVLAVKPGEMGDSIMLSRLEKDLSPITLHISTSRQEFNIRWLVQEMDSILVEQKVVSCVAEKAKWWEARRALDCQVHQLLKAMERLLGCWKSLLLPLSLDPELSMQAKELCKALSKRGVTVSEEMLKVVLSASQSLSEKDLKGFGSGLSPNWDMACDHLFRAAVSQLSERNETRGHVVLILDKYLQRLPWENMSVLKSHSVSRMPSLHSLLGLSFQKEVDSQSILKHGVDPRKVFYVLDPDGNLPNAQDRFKEWFCSNPDWQGVCGVPPDSKQLEEAVASKDLYIYVGHGAGARFLDSQAVLKQQMKAASLLLGCSSAALAVRGNQDGQGIILNYLISGCPFILGNLWDVTDRDIDRFTKVLLESWLAAGSGASLMEFIDSSRQATRLKYLVGAAPIIYGLPINLK, from the exons ATGAAGTGTTTGAAAGTGGACGAATACATCAAGAGGACAGCTTCTGTTGAAGAGACGAAGCTTTTGTATCAGGAATTTGAG AAATATGCGAATAGTAAACCTGGACCTGGACAGGTTCGCCTACTGTGTGACCGGATTATCAGAGCTTGTAACAATCAGCTTGGATTTGGATCCTGTCACTCTCACCACATCAATGAGCTGGTGAAGCTGGTGGAGCTGGCTATTCATGCCTATTATCGTTCTGCAGAGTTTGTGCCACAGAGAACTCCGTTATATATGGAGAAGATCCTTTTCCATATTGTCAAGAACCTTTGCTCTCTAGAGGCTCACACCCTTTGCAGTGGTGTGGCTGGATTGCTTTACAGCAAGCTGTCCGCACAGCAACAG GCTGGAGAGGATTACATCGTTCTTGTGCGGAgctgtttctctgtgttttggAATGGCCTCTCTCTtgctaaagaaagaaaaactttgaatcCTCAGGAAAAACTACGATGGCAGATTCAAACATTGTGCTTCTCACTGTTGATGGACTCAGAAATTGcatttcctgctttttttaaaacttcagtATACATGCAGGATGCCATCACTTCGTTTGAGAGTTGCCGCGGCGCTCTGACCACGGAGGATTCCTTATTTCTTCTGCAGGAAATACGAACTCTTTTTAACAGAACCTTTGCGGACAGTCAACCCcgtgaagaggaggaggaaaaacagTGTATAGAGACATCACGTTTTTATGTGCTTTCTGAAATGATGATGCCTGCAGTGAAGTCTGTTTGTAAGGCCGGCCACCACAGTCTAGCCCTCACCTTCTTGGATGAAATGGAGAAGAGGATTTTGAACTGTGTTGGCTTTCAGTGGATACCGCTGGTTCTTGCCAAATGGGGAGTAAAGATTCATTCAGCGATGAAGGCTGACAAAGAAAGTAGCCAGGCTTTAACAGAATGTGCTAGAACCTTGAGGTCTCTTTCAGCTAAGCTGGGCTATAGAGAGGGTCACGCTGTTCTTGAAGGTTGTAATCTGGTGGTATGGGCTGTTGAAACCGGTCACACCAAAGAATTGAGTGGACCAGAGCTGCTGGCGCTGTTTTCATTTCTGGAGGAGCATCAAGAGCGGGTATTGGAAATGCTTAAAAAG gattcaACATGTCAGGCTGAGGCGGACAGGTTGCGGAAGTCCCTTTGTTGCAACATTTACCACAGCTTTGGGTTTGCCCATGACAGCATGATGGCATCACAG CTGGAGGACTGTGACACACTGGAGAGGGTTCTGCTCTACTGCCAAGCAACAGCTGGACTGCTGATGGTTGAACTTCGCAAGCTGTCAAGTGAAAACCTTTTGAACAAATCAG TGATTATAGTGAGCAACGTGGCTTGCTGCATGTTCAACCGACGCCTGTATGAGCAGGCCTTCACGCTGGTGGAAATCATCTGCAGGGATCTGTGCAAGAATATCACAAGCCCTCTTTCTGCTGACAGA GTAAATCGGATCTTCATGCTTGCTGTGCAATCTTCGCGGCGGGCTGGAAAACTGGAGCGAGCACTTGACTGGATCATCCTGTGGCTGAAGGCCCTTGGGGACAAGATGGTAATTCAAATGGCTGAACCCGTCTCTCTGTGGGTGAAAACAAAGGCCGAGGGCGCCCGTAACGATGACGAGGACATAAGACTAAA GACGTTACGGGATGGTTTTGGATCTGATGTCCCTGAGGAGAAGGTCATGCTGTGCCTTTTGGATGAAGAGTTGCGTGCCTATAAGGAGTCGACAAGGGACATGGCTGAAGAACGTTACAACACACTCTGTGATTTATTGGACATCTGCCATGAGGAGAGTTCTTACACCCATCTACGTGCTGTCTACCTCTGCGAAATGGCTCAAGTGGTGTGCTTCCAGGACTTCAGTGAGCAAACTGACTG CACAGCAGTTGATTTCACCCATGAAGCTTTACGGCTTTTTGAAGAACAACCAGAGACTTCAGGAAATGCTGATGGGCTGAAAGATGACAAAGCACAAGCCTTACTCTGGCTTTATATCTGCACCCTGGAGAAGAATCTGCAGGAG gccATTGAGAGTGATAAAAAACGGAGAGAGCTGCGTGAAAAGACGCATTGTGTGACTAATCCTATAGGCAACAATGATTTTGATTATGAAGACGAGCAAAAGACACAGGACAGAACTCTGGTGTACGAAGGGCTCCATTTCAACCTGTCTGCAGCAAATG AGCTTTGTAAGCCGCTGGAAAAAGCTCTGAATATTTGGACTGACCTTTTTAAGAATCGAGCCGTGCCTACTGTCAGAAACGCTAAGCAGACCTGCAGCTCCATATCTGTTGCAGCAGCTCTCTTCAGACTCATTGGGAAG CCCCTGAAGGCTTTGGAGGCGTACCATCTTGGGATTAAATTTTGCCGTGAACTCGCTGATGCTCGTGGTTGTGCTGCTGCTCTCTGTCAGTCAGCCAGCATCCTCCTGGATTTGGGCTCCCCTGACCTGGCTCTG GCCAAGATAGAGGAAGCTGAGAAAATGCTTACTTCAGACACCAAAGATGATGGTCCTTCATCCCTCTTCATGCTGGTTGTCTTGTTAAAGGCGCAGTACCTCTACAGCATCGGACAG GTCAGCTTGGGAGTCCCTTATCTGTGTCAGGTACTGAAAGAAGTAAATGACCACAGACACTCAAAGGCCTGGTACCTGCTGCGTGCAAAGGCCCTGCAGGCCTGCAGCTCCTATTTGAATTCAGATGTCATTCAGCTGCCACAAGCCCAAAGAAGCCTCATCACGCAGCACG GTATAGGTTCTCCTGATTCTGCCCTATATGAGGGATTGAAGCTTCTTTGCAGCTTGCTGGTCACTTTAGTGGGAAAAGGCCTGTATGGGAACACCACTAATAATGCAGAAGTGCACTTCGTCCACCAAG GAGACAACCTGGTGCTGAAGTGGGAGCTGCTCTCAGAACTCCTGAGCTGCTCTGCAAAGCTGGTCGCTGTGCGGAGCAGCTCTGGGGCCATCAACGATGCCAGACTCCAGTGTTTAGAAGCCCTGAAACTGGCCATCAAACTGCAAGCCCTTAACCA atgtgtTGAGCTCTTGGTGATTAAAGCAGAATTGGAGCTGATGCAGGGCGAAACGGAAGAAAGTCGAACAGACCTGACTTTCGTTAGAACTCTCCTGGAGCATGGTGCAG ttttgtcgGATCAAGTTAAAAGGGCAGATGTTAAAATCAAACCAAGAAAGGGTCGTCCTGCTCAAAGACCTCAGTCCCCCGTTCCATTCACGGAAAACGATCTAAAGGACATCCTGAGCACCAGATGGAGTGCCAAAGAAGTGGTGATGAACGACGTGGCCTGTTCCCCGCCCCTTAAATCTCCGCCTCTGCGCTGGCTGTCCTGTCTGACTCATGAATCTGACTGTCAGCTGTCATGCTGCTCAGAGCCGTGTTTAGGCCGAGCCTCTGCTCGCTGGGCATTAACACAGGCGGATCTTGCTCTCCACCTTGATCCAAATGACCTCAGTGTTACTTCCAAACTTCACTGGGCAGCTTTAGTCCGCTGTAAAAATGTAACCGTGCGACTTAGAGAGAAGCTCGCTGAGCTTCTCCCTCCCTATGACCCTGCAAAAGGCATCCCCAAACCCTCCCTGATGCAGGACGTGGTGGGCCGTGTGTACCTGAGCATGGCCCAGACTGAGCTCCAAATAAAGGCCAACAAGGTCTGTGGCTTATGGAAAGTACTAGAGGCTGGTTTAGCATTTCTGGATTCCACAACCTCTCCTGCCCTAAGACCTGTAAGAGCACATCTTATGGCAACCAAAGCCATTGCATCACTGAAGATCTTGGCTGCAAAACAAGGCTGCAGGACTGAGGAACTTTTTTCAAAGTGCTGGACATGGAATGCACCAAAGGAGCAGAAGGACATCAAATCTGAGCAGAAATCGGCTCCATTCTCCATACTAAAGAAGCTCAAACCTTCTATTAAAAACCCAGATGTTGCAGAGCAAAAACAGGAATCAAAAAGAGCCAAAGCCGTCAAACCCAAGATTCAAGTTACCAGGTCCTCAGCCAAAGGAAAGGTTCTGGTTCACATGACACCAGTCATTGCAAAGTCCAAGTCGTCTGCTGGAGTATTTGATTTCAACACAGCGGTTCCTACTTTAGCTTGCACTCCTGTTCAGAagataaaatgtcctcctttGGGACAGAAGTGTTTAAAGCCTGCAGCGAAACTGCAGTTTCAAGTGTATGAAGAAGTGTCGCCTGTTCAAGACAAGGTCCAGCTTGTGCCTGCAGCTCCTAAACGGACAAAAAAATTACGTTTCAAG GTGGAATGTAGTGATGAAAGTGACTCTGAATCAGCTCCCCAAGCACAGCTCAAAGTGTCTGCAGATGTCCCTAAAAAGCGAACTTCTAGAAGAGCTGTTGCTGATCCTAAAACGTCTGCAGATCCACCTGCAGAGAAGACCGCCCCGAAGAGGCAGACCAAGGCCAAAAGGAGTGTTATGGCGCCTCGTTCAACCTCTTCTGAGGAAGATGAGCCTTTGCTTCTTAAGCCGGCGTCCAGCAGAAGAGGAAGAAGCAGAAAACGGCTATCTAAGACCGAAGAATCACCGGATGAGCCTGACACAATGAGGACCATTGTGGAAGAAACTAATGGAGTTCTGGATGTAAGCATCGAGCAGCTCAGGACGTCGGATGTTGAGGAGGATAATAACTCAGCTGGAAGTAAAGACA aCATCGACTTTGAGGTGTTGAGGAGGGATATGTGCTCTGGTTTGGAGAAAGAAGGGCTGTTTGAAAAGTGGCGCAATGACCACCCTACAGAAGATCTATTAACCAACATCTCCAATACAGACAGCAGGCCCG ACAACCTTTCCTTGGAGGATGTCCAGTCTCTGCTGCACTCAGCGCTGCTGACTCTTCAGCACTTCCCCTGCCCAACAATCTATCCAAACCTCTGTACTCTTCTCGCCTTGACCACGGGACAGAGCGACCCCATAAGTACAGCAATGTTGCAAGCCCAGTCTTTGGGAGTCACCAGTCGTCATCGCTCAATCCGCCACTTTAACTGTTCTCGCCA aaaactgaaaaaggcATCCAGTGATTTAGTTGAAAAAATGGATGCTCTGGCTCTAAATGAGCCCATTGGAGCCATGTCCTCTACTTCTACTCAACAGAGGCTGGTGTCTGAGATGGAGGAAATCTTCTCCTTCCCCACTGCAGACCTCTGCTCTTTCCCCCAGAACCCGTGCCAAGAGTTTATCCAACAAATCCAACAGCTTCCACCAG GAGTAACTGTGTGTTTGATGTCCGTGCTGGCAGTAAAACCGGGGGAAATGGGggacagcataatgctgtcacGTCTGGAAAAGGACTTATCTCCCATCACACTTCATATCTCCACTTCTAGACAAGAG TTCAACATTAGATGGCTGGTGCAGGAGATGGACAGCATCCTGGTGGAACAAAAGGTTGTGAGTTGCGTGGCCGAAAAGGCGAAGTGGTGGGAGGCACGCCGAGCTCTTGACTGTCAGGTTCAT CAACTGCTAAAAGCAATGGAGAGATTGCTTGGATGCTGGAAGAGCCTTCTCCTACCTCTCTCATTGGATCCAGAGCTCTCCATGCAGGCTAAGGAACTTTGCAAGGCCTTGTCTAAGAGAGGAGTCACTGTGAGTGAGGAGATGCTGAag GTTGTGCTTTCAGCTTCTCAATCCCTTTCTGAAAAAGACCTTAAAGGATTTGGATCAGGACTTTCTCCAAATTGGGACATGGCCTGTGATCATCTTTTCCGTGCAGCGGTGTCCCAGCTCTCAGAGAGAAATGAGACCAGAGGTCATGTGGTTCTCATCTTGGACAAG TATCTTCAGAGGTTGCCGTGGGAGAACATGTCGGTCCTAAAGTCTCACTCTGTAAGCCGGATGCCTTCACTGCATTCTCTGCTTGGACTGAGCTTTCAGAAGGAG GTGGATTCTCAGTCTATCCTGAAGCACGGTGTGGATCCAAGGAAGGTGTTTTACGTGCTGGACCCTGATGGCAATTTACCAAATGCTCAGGATCGGTTCAAGGAATGGTTTTGCAG caACCCAGACTGGCAGGGTGTGTGTGGTGTTCCTCCTGACTCTAAACAACTAGAAGAAGCTGTTGCTTCTAAGGACCTATACAT TTATGTGGGACATGGTGCAGGAGCAAGGTTCCTGGACAGCCAGGCGGTCCTAAAGCAGCAGATGAAAGCAGCCTCGCTGCTTTTAGGCTGTAGCAGCGCCGCCCTGGCTGTTAGGGGCAATCAGGACGGACAGGGTATCATTCTGAACTACCTCATATCAGGATG CCCCTTCATTTTGGGCAACTTGTGGGACGTGACGGATCGGGACATCGATCGCTTCACCAAAGTCCTGCTCGAGTCCTGGTTGGCTGCAGGATCCGGAGCATCTCTCATGGAGTTCATAGATTCATCACGTCAGGCTACTCGGCTTAAATACCTCGTAGGAGCAGCACCCATCATCTATGGGCTACCAATTAACTTAAAGTAG